A stretch of Desulfitobacterium dichloroeliminans LMG P-21439 DNA encodes these proteins:
- a CDS encoding glycosyltransferase, with protein MNVLVISHLYPTAAQPLSGIFVQQQIEAIHAQGIEVTLVNPTPWFPRALKGLGKWGKYAQVPDYELHQGMDIYHPRVLEFPRGYFFAHYPLTYRLGMGKLIARLVREKKPDLIHAHVAHPDGAAAVALGKQYNLPVVVTIHGQDFAHTLNRSPRCAESVKDTLRQARRVILVSDKLRENYGLEHWADNLSKYRVIYNGAEFEDIDNQTQAEVQKSASSENAIPNERWPVLLTVGFLREPKGHAYVLEALAHSELLKTYPDLLYRIAGDGAERRNLEAKVSALGLEKHVEFLGSLPHPQAMAEMARCDIFVMPSWNEAFGVVYLEALSQGKPIIGTKGEGIAPLIHREEVGLTVRPRNAEDIRLAIEKLLSNPDLAQEMGKKGQTLVRENFTWSHNARQTIALYREVLTEGNQGLGAELV; from the coding sequence ATGAACGTTCTCGTGATTTCCCACCTCTACCCGACGGCAGCTCAGCCACTGAGTGGGATCTTCGTCCAACAGCAAATCGAGGCCATCCACGCTCAAGGTATCGAAGTCACACTGGTGAATCCGACTCCTTGGTTTCCGCGTGCCCTCAAGGGGCTAGGGAAATGGGGAAAATACGCCCAAGTACCCGATTATGAGCTCCATCAGGGCATGGATATTTACCACCCAAGAGTTCTCGAGTTTCCACGTGGCTATTTCTTTGCTCATTATCCCCTGACCTATCGCCTGGGGATGGGCAAGCTGATCGCTCGACTCGTACGCGAAAAGAAACCCGATCTGATTCATGCTCATGTGGCTCATCCCGACGGTGCTGCGGCTGTGGCTTTGGGAAAACAATACAATCTACCTGTGGTGGTCACCATTCATGGACAGGATTTTGCTCATACCTTGAACCGCTCGCCCCGCTGTGCTGAGAGCGTGAAGGACACCCTGCGCCAAGCTCGTCGCGTGATTCTCGTCAGTGATAAGCTGCGAGAGAATTATGGTCTGGAGCACTGGGCCGATAACCTTAGTAAGTATCGGGTGATTTACAACGGTGCGGAATTTGAGGATATAGATAACCAGACACAGGCGGAAGTGCAGAAGTCAGCTAGTAGCGAAAATGCTATTCCTAACGAACGGTGGCCGGTGCTGTTGACGGTGGGTTTTTTGCGGGAACCTAAGGGACATGCTTATGTCTTAGAGGCTCTTGCTCATTCCGAGCTGCTGAAGACTTATCCGGATTTGCTCTACCGCATCGCCGGTGATGGAGCGGAACGGCGGAACCTCGAAGCCAAGGTGAGTGCATTAGGTTTAGAAAAGCATGTGGAGTTTTTGGGGAGCCTCCCCCACCCCCAAGCCATGGCGGAGATGGCTCGCTGTGATATCTTTGTGATGCCCAGCTGGAACGAGGCTTTTGGGGTGGTTTATCTGGAAGCGCTCTCCCAAGGGAAACCGATCATCGGTACGAAGGGCGAAGGAATTGCCCCCCTCATCCATCGGGAAGAAGTTGGCTTGACTGTCCGTCCCCGCAACGCTGAGGATATTCGGCTTGCCATTGAAAAGCTATTAAGCAATCCGGACTTGGCCCAAGAGATGGGCAAAAAAGGACAAACTCTGGTGCGGGAGAACTTTACCTGGTCTCACAATGCCCGCCAGACCATCGCTTTATATCGTGAAGTCTTAACCGAAGGGAACCAAGGGTTAGGAGCTGAGCTAGTTTAA
- a CDS encoding flippase, whose amino-acid sequence MDTRLIAKNATALGVSSLLAKSIAAVLGIFVTRYLGPGPFGDYSTAYAYVGTIIIFAELGISQLMVQEGSKNAKVLPQYFGNTLLVKTLLCALCYLIMLLFMFPYNETVRAMVLVVGVAVCFNAINQSIYNYYQAVQKIYIAALYQFLTTVLIAVFTIIVLVAGLGVVSITFTHLLAYAITTVLLYLALRKEIKPRVELPTLPNMVVHGLPFGIHRIFYNVFTQFSILALSWTATSEEVGIFSAAYKLILILVFIPSMMTSALYPVLYQLGDSDRNQHQGVIEKVFKALSAVGIAGSTLFFVLAGPLTVWLYDGKFNASIPILMIVCWFLALECMSFSLGDILTTTGRQMQRTIIQGISLALLAGLIFGLRPWLGLYSAAYGIIIVEIFIFLAYYVLIRKNVYKIRLWRQLPSTIISALCMAGTAWLLIDLHPLLSASVAGVVFCLVIVAIDKDFRKIGAYVVRRVLRR is encoded by the coding sequence ATGGATACACGCCTTATTGCAAAAAACGCAACAGCCTTGGGGGTTTCTAGCCTCCTCGCCAAATCCATCGCAGCAGTGCTGGGGATTTTTGTGACCCGCTACTTAGGTCCCGGGCCTTTTGGTGATTACTCGACAGCCTATGCTTATGTGGGCACGATTATCATTTTTGCCGAGCTGGGGATTAGTCAATTGATGGTTCAGGAAGGTTCTAAAAATGCGAAGGTACTGCCCCAATATTTCGGCAATACCCTCTTGGTGAAGACCCTTTTGTGCGCGTTATGTTACCTTATCATGCTGCTTTTTATGTTTCCCTATAATGAAACGGTGCGAGCCATGGTCCTGGTTGTGGGGGTCGCCGTATGCTTTAATGCGATCAACCAATCCATCTATAATTACTATCAAGCTGTGCAGAAGATCTATATAGCTGCACTCTATCAGTTCCTAACGACCGTCTTGATAGCCGTCTTCACGATTATCGTGCTGGTGGCCGGTTTAGGGGTGGTCTCCATTACCTTTACCCATTTACTTGCTTATGCGATAACCACCGTCCTGCTGTATTTGGCTTTAAGAAAGGAAATTAAGCCTAGGGTGGAGTTGCCGACCCTGCCAAACATGGTAGTCCACGGTCTGCCCTTTGGGATTCATCGGATATTTTACAATGTTTTTACCCAATTCAGCATTTTAGCCCTCTCTTGGACTGCCACGAGTGAGGAAGTGGGGATTTTCTCGGCAGCCTATAAGCTGATCCTGATTCTGGTCTTTATCCCCAGTATGATGACCAGTGCTCTTTATCCCGTTCTCTACCAGCTGGGGGATTCCGACCGCAACCAGCATCAAGGGGTGATCGAAAAGGTGTTTAAGGCCCTGTCAGCAGTGGGTATCGCCGGTAGTACCTTATTCTTCGTCTTAGCCGGTCCACTGACGGTATGGCTTTATGATGGAAAGTTTAATGCCTCCATCCCCATCCTGATGATTGTCTGTTGGTTTTTAGCTCTGGAATGTATGAGCTTTTCCTTAGGGGATATCCTGACTACCACCGGTCGGCAAATGCAGAGAACGATAATTCAAGGGATTTCCCTAGCCCTTTTGGCAGGCTTGATCTTTGGCTTAAGGCCTTGGCTAGGATTATACAGCGCCGCCTATGGGATTATCATCGTGGAGATTTTCATCTTCTTGGCCTACTATGTGCTCATTCGCAAGAATGTCTATAAGATTCGCTTGTGGCGGCAGCTTCCTAGTACGATCATCTCGGCACTTTGCATGGCTGGGACGGCTTGGCTGCTTATCGACCTTCACCCTCTCCTTTCCGCTTCCGTGGCGGGTGTGGTGTTTTGCTTAGTTATCGTGGCGATCGATAAGGATTTCCGCAAAATCGGTGCTTATGTGGTGAGACGGGTGCTGAGACGGTAA
- a CDS encoding ATP-binding protein, with protein MALVSEEQVIKVLQHYNQWWKEPEKIQSLTKPQKRVAYNEAMKFLTHPSIRRFVVLSGARRVGKTTIMFQMIEDLLKQGVAPRNILYITFDNPLVKLISIDDVLNIYESLYPIEGKKYLFFDEVQYTNNWELWMKVLYDSRQDICLTATGSASPIIQKGAADSGAGRWTMLKIPTLSFYEYCELLQLKERPALNSNIHLSELANLTKGEFAELANVFSPLVQHFNRYLLIGGFPELVLSDDDTYAQRLLREDVVDKVIKRDVLTLFNVRNPLLMEKLFLYLCINSSGIFNAQTATKELGNISVTTLENYLEFLEKSNLIYRSNPIDVGSKGALKGRPKIYVADPAIRNAVLMIDNVQSNEREMGIMVETAVFKHFVSFYEGKTAKIGYFRKLKDNQKEVDVVIDQPAGKVLCEVKYRNDSSVLASDAVVTLASDPNSQVTSAFIATKKLTDYGASNHDTQVPVVRIPALILLYLLGKAD; from the coding sequence ATGGCTTTGGTATCCGAAGAACAAGTAATTAAAGTCTTACAACACTATAACCAGTGGTGGAAGGAACCAGAGAAAATCCAATCACTAACTAAGCCTCAGAAAAGAGTTGCCTATAATGAAGCGATGAAGTTTTTAACCCATCCCTCAATTCGAAGGTTTGTGGTATTGTCTGGTGCTAGACGAGTAGGGAAGACTACAATTATGTTTCAAATGATTGAGGATCTTTTAAAACAAGGTGTTGCACCGAGAAATATTCTCTATATAACGTTTGACAACCCATTAGTAAAGCTTATCAGCATTGATGACGTTTTAAACATCTATGAATCGCTCTATCCAATTGAGGGGAAGAAATATTTGTTCTTCGATGAGGTTCAATATACAAATAACTGGGAGCTATGGATGAAGGTATTATATGATTCCCGCCAAGATATTTGTTTAACAGCAACCGGATCTGCTAGTCCGATTATTCAAAAGGGAGCAGCAGACAGTGGTGCGGGAAGATGGACAATGCTCAAGATTCCGACGTTATCCTTTTATGAATACTGTGAATTACTTCAGTTAAAGGAACGTCCAGCCCTCAATAGTAATATTCATCTGTCAGAATTGGCAAATCTAACAAAAGGTGAATTTGCGGAGCTCGCAAATGTTTTTTCACCATTAGTCCAGCACTTTAATCGCTATTTACTAATTGGTGGTTTTCCCGAGCTTGTACTATCGGATGATGACACTTATGCTCAAAGATTACTCCGTGAAGATGTGGTGGATAAGGTTATCAAAAGAGATGTTCTGACCCTGTTCAACGTGAGGAACCCACTACTGATGGAAAAGTTATTTTTATATCTGTGTATAAACTCATCTGGAATCTTTAATGCCCAAACCGCAACTAAGGAGTTGGGTAATATAAGTGTCACAACACTGGAAAACTATCTCGAATTTCTAGAGAAGTCAAATCTCATTTATCGCTCTAATCCCATCGATGTTGGGAGCAAAGGTGCCTTAAAAGGCAGACCCAAAATCTATGTTGCAGACCCAGCGATACGCAATGCTGTGCTCATGATTGATAACGTACAGTCAAATGAAAGAGAAATGGGCATCATGGTAGAAACTGCAGTATTTAAACACTTCGTTTCATTTTATGAAGGAAAAACTGCAAAAATTGGTTATTTCAGAAAGCTAAAGGATAATCAAAAAGAAGTAGATGTTGTTATCGATCAACCGGCAGGGAAAGTACTCTGTGAAGTAAAATACCGAAATGACTCATCCGTGCTTGCCTCAGATGCCGTAGTTACCTTAGCATCAGATCCAAACTCTCAGGTTACAAGTGCCTTTATCGCAACAAAAAAGCTTACTGACTATGGGGCCAGTAATCATGATACACAAGTGCCCGTCGTAAGAATTCCGGCACTAATTCTCCTATATCTTTTAGGTAAAGCAGATTAA
- a CDS encoding ATP-binding protein, whose protein sequence is MKEFIDRHDELDFLDGEYTRDGSSLVVLYGRRRVGKTALLTKFMENKPSIYFLATQESETENRHAFKDTVADFLQNSLLKTAVINDWATLFNTLMEYLSKTKLLIIIDEFQYLGKTNSAFPSVFQKIWDTSLMNKNIMIVLCGSLISMMESQTLAYSSPLYGRRTGQKKLKQIDFRYYNEFFKDKSKKELIERYAVTGGVPKYIEQFQGDSDIYTAIRKNVLNKASFLYEEPHFLLQNEVSEIGSYFSVIKAVAAGNQKLSKIAATLEVKQTGLSKYLRTLIDLDILERQVPITEDHPEKSKRGLYKIKDNFISFWFRFVYPNLSFLERDQVDIVMRKIRENFIDNHVAYVYEEVCLSELWHLNSKGQWPFYFNRAGRWWDNQTEIDLVAYDSKGTNMIFGECKYHEKPVDTDIFYALVKKSEAVTWKQSERKNWYVLFSINGFSEAMQILAKERADIVLSS, encoded by the coding sequence ATGAAAGAATTTATTGACCGTCATGATGAATTAGATTTCTTAGATGGAGAATATACACGCGATGGATCATCTTTGGTAGTTCTTTACGGAAGAAGACGTGTAGGCAAGACTGCGCTTTTGACAAAGTTTATGGAGAATAAGCCGAGTATCTACTTTTTGGCAACCCAAGAGTCTGAGACGGAAAATCGCCATGCCTTTAAAGACACGGTCGCAGATTTTTTGCAGAATTCTTTACTGAAGACAGCGGTTATTAATGACTGGGCGACACTATTTAATACGTTAATGGAGTATCTCTCAAAAACCAAGCTACTGATAATTATCGATGAGTTTCAATATTTAGGCAAAACGAATTCGGCTTTTCCCTCTGTATTCCAAAAGATATGGGATACAAGTTTAATGAATAAAAATATTATGATCGTACTGTGTGGTTCCTTAATTTCAATGATGGAGTCTCAAACCTTAGCCTATAGCAGTCCCTTATATGGTAGAAGAACGGGACAAAAGAAGTTAAAACAGATTGATTTCCGTTATTATAATGAATTCTTCAAAGATAAGAGTAAAAAGGAACTAATAGAACGCTATGCGGTCACGGGTGGTGTTCCGAAGTATATTGAACAGTTTCAAGGGGATAGTGACATCTACACAGCCATTAGGAAAAACGTCTTGAATAAAGCCAGTTTTTTATATGAAGAGCCCCACTTCCTACTACAAAACGAAGTCTCAGAGATCGGGAGCTATTTTTCAGTAATTAAGGCTGTAGCCGCAGGCAACCAAAAGTTGTCGAAAATAGCCGCCACCTTGGAAGTAAAGCAGACAGGCCTTTCCAAATATCTAAGGACACTTATTGATCTGGATATATTAGAACGTCAGGTACCCATTACCGAGGATCATCCCGAGAAGAGCAAGCGTGGTTTATATAAGATTAAGGACAATTTCATTAGTTTTTGGTTTCGATTCGTTTATCCTAATCTAAGCTTTTTGGAACGCGACCAAGTAGATATTGTTATGCGAAAAATACGCGAAAACTTCATCGATAACCATGTTGCTTATGTTTATGAAGAGGTCTGCCTTAGCGAATTATGGCATCTGAATAGCAAAGGACAATGGCCCTTTTACTTTAATAGAGCTGGGCGTTGGTGGGATAACCAAACAGAAATTGATCTTGTTGCCTACGATTCTAAGGGCACGAATATGATTTTTGGCGAATGTAAGTATCATGAAAAACCTGTAGACACTGACATTTTTTACGCTTTAGTTAAAAAATCAGAAGCCGTGACCTGGAAACAAAGCGAGCGTAAAAACTGGTACGTTTTGTTCAGTATAAACGGGTTTAGTGAAGCAATGCAAATCTTGGCAAAAGAACGAGCAGACATCGTGTTATCATCGTAA
- a CDS encoding N-acetyltransferase — translation MQDQANKPSVYIDPLAIVPGSVTISPFCVIQGNVTLGENVTLGVGCVIEEGATIGAGSTLGHHVTVAAGVTIGEGCQLAAHVSMGSGARIGARTRIGEHTSIYPQTELGEDGFIGSSASVGRFPKAAATSTVKTQADLPPLKMGMGYTIGCSTVLYAGTTYGDQVFLGDGALVRERCTIGKNVVIGSGAAVENDTRIGAYTKIQTGSYITAYMEIEERVFIAPMVTTTNDNYMGRTEKRFKSLRGATICRGARVGGGSILLPGVRVASETFVAAGALVTKDTVEKRVVKGFPAQELREVPEEELLPED, via the coding sequence ATGCAAGATCAAGCTAACAAACCCTCCGTCTATATCGACCCCTTAGCGATCGTTCCTGGCAGCGTAACAATATCACCTTTCTGTGTGATTCAAGGGAATGTTACCCTCGGTGAGAATGTTACCCTAGGGGTGGGCTGTGTCATCGAAGAAGGAGCAACGATTGGCGCAGGTTCTACCCTAGGCCATCACGTGACGGTTGCTGCCGGTGTCACTATCGGAGAAGGGTGCCAACTGGCCGCCCATGTGAGCATGGGCTCTGGAGCTCGTATCGGGGCACGCACTCGCATAGGAGAGCATACCTCAATCTATCCGCAAACGGAGCTCGGTGAGGATGGCTTTATCGGCAGCAGTGCCTCCGTAGGACGTTTTCCCAAAGCAGCAGCTACCAGTACGGTGAAGACCCAAGCGGATTTACCACCGCTGAAGATGGGGATGGGTTACACTATAGGCTGTTCTACAGTTCTCTACGCCGGAACTACTTACGGCGATCAGGTCTTCCTAGGGGATGGTGCCTTAGTACGTGAACGCTGCACTATCGGTAAGAATGTGGTCATCGGCAGCGGGGCCGCTGTCGAAAATGATACGCGCATCGGTGCCTACACTAAGATTCAGACCGGATCCTACATCACGGCCTATATGGAGATTGAAGAACGGGTCTTTATCGCTCCTATGGTCACCACCACGAATGATAATTACATGGGCCGGACCGAAAAACGCTTTAAGTCCCTCAGAGGAGCGACGATCTGCCGTGGAGCTCGAGTGGGTGGAGGTTCTATTCTTCTGCCGGGTGTCCGCGTTGCATCAGAGACCTTTGTCGCCGCCGGGGCACTGGTCACCAAGGATACTGTAGAAAAGCGCGTGGTCAAAGGCTTCCCAGCCCAAGAGTTGCGGGAAGTACCAGAGGAAGAATTGCTTCCTGAGGATTAA